Sequence from the Lycium ferocissimum isolate CSIRO_LF1 unplaced genomic scaffold, AGI_CSIRO_Lferr_CH_V1 ctg416, whole genome shotgun sequence genome:
ttgttttgttgactTGACTAGAACTATTAGGACTATGTTTGGATTTAATTTTTAAGTTCTTTTgtggtttgttgttgtttttgattttctgaAATTCTGATGGTGCTAGACAAATTATTGCTAACTACAACACCACTTGCATTAGCTATTTTCAGTTTTGAAGTTATTAATATGGAATGGTAACTTATCTTTTTTCTGGTGCTAATATGTTTTCAAATGTTGATGGCAGCTTAGCCTTATTAGACTGTATACTTGTgcatcatttttttgcacggattgcctttcatatttgtggtctttaaattttgccctttgcttggaaagatgagcgaatacatgaagttacgggttcgaaccccgctcgggcataaaataaaaaaaaataatttcgcaaggcgggCGGGAGTGtatgcggatccggcatacaatctTTGAAAAAGTTAAAGGATTATGTCCGGAtgcggcataactaaaagtctgccctcAAGACAAAGTACGCATAaatagacttttagttaaacataactaaaagtacgtgAGGAGGGCCTctaatttaaactttgccttataaggcaaactttttttttttggttgaaagtctattttattccatccaaaaaactttTACGGCCCTCAAAGTTAAAAGTGACCTTCAGCGTACATGGTAAAATTCCTACTCATTTAacttgtataagtcaaactaggagcaactattacattaaaaaaacgAGCCGTTTCAATCAACTACACTTAGCTAGGGATAGCAATTCATAAAAGAAAGCTCTCTGCCATTTGAAGTTGTTCTGCCTTGGatgtgaatatgttgtgcaATCTCTGCTAAAGTCTATCGGGAAGAAAGCGAGTATTTTGAAATGCGAGTAGgttcctttctctccaaaaccaatgccactagcataccaaaaatgcgGCAAGTAATGGAGCGTGCACGATTTGTGTCTAGCAATGTGTGAGAtccatttgatttcattttgcCGGCCCTCATTCTTCTAGTGTACCCGACCGTACCAACAATCTGTACCACGGTCCTtttgtgatggagcattcaaaataaagatgggaaaatgtTTCTTGGAGTCCGTACAGAGGAAGATGCAATCGAGTGGCACTTGAATGCCAAATTTcgaagtctatcaacaattgcTAACTACTTTGTATTGCCGggcaaagtgtgaatttgtatacgggatggacatttggttgcagcataatacttttccatgtaactttggtttatatgcttgaaaaaatacatatatatgcttcaaggcaaagtttgcccataaggcataagtatgcccgtCGGCGCATAAGTTTAGTAaatcttaacaagtttatgcccgATGGGCATACTTTAAAGgagcaaacttttatgcggaccttgacataactttgtgaaggaattatcaaagttatcttgggaCCGGTGATATCTTTATCCAAatacgcccataaggcatgagtatgccggtcCCGATACgtatttgtaattccttaacaataTCGCCGGTCCCGCATAACTTTGCAATTATAAAGGGGTTTTCAAGTTGGTCCAAAGTCACGGTTTCGACTACACGTCAGGTTGTCCGTCTCGATAATGTCGTTAAGCGGATGAACCTTTTCTATAACAAGATAATGCGAAGGTGAATCAATCCCATAAATTCCATCGAAAGGAGATGTTGCGTGACTTCTCATTGAAAACATCAAACCAGACCTACGGGATCACGGTGCAATATGTTCTGCCATGATAAGAAGACCCGGAAGGAGCGGTGGTATGAAAGATTATAACATTCAACGGATACGGAAAGATACGGGGTGACTAACCAAGCAAAGCGACGACATTGTGTTCTCACAAAGTTATGATCAAAgtcaaagttatgcggtgggggcatatttttaatgggcaaacttttatgcggaccggcataactttgtgaaggaattatcaaagttatgcggaccggcatacttatgccaagtccgcccacaaggcataagtatgcgggtccgcataactttgataattccttaacaaaaataTGCCGGTCCCGCataagcgaaatttaaacttgccttgcgaattttttttaaattttgactacgcgtgggttcgaacaccggaacctatgggtgttagccgaagggcaaattttaaagatttcaaatatgagggcaaaatttaaagaccgcccccaaaagaagggcaagtGCGAATTGCCCATTGTGcatttgaattttgtgttgtggtCTTTGCATTTTTATGAGATTAAATGGAAGGAGAAATTTAGTACTTGTTTCCTTTTAGAATGTCATAAGCTAGTTTATTCTTGGAGTTGAAGAGAAGCCCGGAAAGCGGTTGCTTGTACACCTTTGTGATCTTGGATCTGCACTATTCATTAGGCGTTTACTTTTTTTAATTCGAGGAGTATAGATTAGTATACTATTCGGTGGTCGTTGGGAAATTATACAAAGTCATGAGTGTTATGCTGCTAAATCATTGGAAAAAGTAGTTTCGAAACAATTAAAACAGGTGTGCATTATCATCTGTTATCATTGCTAGGTAATTCGAAAAGGTTGGTGGTTTTGCCTTTGTCGCTGCTGCTGCCGCCCAGTGCCCACAGTCACGATGCAGCATTGTTTTGAGTATGATAGAGCCATAACAAATCATTAAATTTCTTGTAGTAGTAAATGTAACTTAAGATTATTCTTGGATCTTGGTACAAGAAGTGGTTCCCTAATGCATGATTTTGCTTGTACAAAGTGGTCAAGCCATTTTTTTGTTGTGTGAAATCTTAACGGTTAAGCGATAACCGAACCGATAACATACAACAACCGATTAACCGATAACCCATTAACCGATATTTTAACGGTTCTTTAACGGTTTAACATATCTACAAACCGATAACCAATAAGTTAAACCGATAATTTTGAAACCCGAACCGAACCGACCGATATGCAACCCTAATCTACGGTAACGGGTGTGGGTTCTCGGGAACTCACACCCGCTATCAGATCCGCCCCTGCGTGGGAGTGAAAACATTGAATTACATCTTCTATATAGTGGCGTGTGCTAGATTTTGCACAAGCAATGTCTATTTATTGTCACAATTTGACTTGTAAGTGAGCATGGCTCTTGAACTATGATGGTTTTAAGACTACTTCTCATCCCAAATTGATATTTAATTTATACTATTATTTTCAAGCGGTATTATTTGTACAACTTCAACGTGGTCCTGGTTGAAGAATCAACTTCCAATCCCCAAAGGTTCATCGTTTTAACCTGCAAAATGGCACTCCATCCGTTCGTTTGGCCgtagaaacccaaaaaaaaaaaaatcactttttaaggaatttttgaagttggagttggaattatgtttggttatagtttttgcaaataataattagttgttgaaatgtacttttCCTAAAAACTTGAAATGTGATTTATATCCCCTAATTTCTAAAAGCTAGCAAAACCACCCAAACCAATTAATAAACATAACCAGTGCGAGAAATATAACAATTACACTTGAGATCAGGACATGGAGTGCTCAAAACTAATGGTTTCTTTCCATCAAAAGGTTGCAATGGGAGTCTTACCGgtgtacacaaaaaaaaatataacatccCTAAATATGATTTTGTTGTAAAATTCTCAcctacttcttttcttttagagGCTTTTTAGCACATGATGTTCAATGCTATTGGAGTGGAGAGCAACTAAGTTGCTTTTGACGTTCAAAAAAGTTGTATGAACTTTTAGGGTAAAAATTGAGCAACATAAACTTTTGggataaaaattgaaaaaaaaaataaaaaaagttgtatttgagatttttatggccaaacacccataaagtgaaaaaaatattaggaaaaaaggaataattctcatggccaaacgagTCCTAAGATTGTGACTTGACAACCTTTTTCTCATCACACGCCAAAATTACagccctccgtttcaatttatagcACATATTGGACTTTGCACcaaattgaaaaggaaagaattttttttgaaacgtatggtctaaaataagtcttAAACATTTAAGTGACTTTAAATTTCATTAAAGATAAATTGAGAAAtttcaagttaaattatttttaaataaaaaaaggttaCATTCATTTTAGAAGACTAAAAAGAAGTGAGTCACATTAATTGAGATAAAGGAAGTACATATTTAATATTTGGAACcgtgaaaagaaaatgaaatgtcTTTACAACTATTGTATATAGAATGCACGTAAGGGTAAGGTAATGCATACAGTAAAACTCCAATTAGATACTACTATGTAACTAAAAATTGATTTCATTAAAAAGTAATCCTTGTGGTAATATTCAAACATTTGTCGGTCTTTCTTTAAGCATTTCTACAATCACTAAAGACGAGACATAGCATGAATCTGCTCATGACTTTGATCGTAAACCCGAGGCTTTTCCCTGTTGACTTGGCTTGATTTCTTACTTGTTTGATTTGCATTTTCCTTTATCTTTGCAACTGCTCTCAAAGATTCTTCTGCACTTTCCCTGTTCCAGTTTTGGGCAACTCTTCCACAAATTGAACCTTCTTTGGTACCATGAATCCCGGTAAGTTCTTCCGACAATGTGCTATGATGTCTGATTCTTTAACCGTGGAGTTGTTCCTCAAGATAACAAAGGCACATGGACTTTCACCCCACCTAGGATGTGGCATGGCCACAACAGAGGCCTCTACTACATATGGATGTTTCATGATCGCACTTTCTACTTCCACGCTGCTTATGTTCTCTCCACCTGAAATGATCACATCTTTGCATCTGTCTTTGATTTCCAAATACCCATCTGGGTGAATCACTCCCATGTCTCCTGTGAAAAACCAACCATTCTTGAATACTTCTGAATTCGCCTTTTCATTCTTTAAGTACCCTTTCATGATACTGCTTCCCCTCAGGCATATCTCCCCTGTTGTTTTCCCGTCACGAGGCACGCTTTCCATAGTCTTGAAGTTCTTCACATCAACATCAGCAAGTGTTAGTATGCCCAGGCCTTGTCTTGCTTTTAACTTAGCTTGATCTTCCCAGGGTAATTTGTTCCACTTAGATTGCCACTCGCACACCAGGGCTGGTCCAGTGGCCTCGGTGAGCCCATAGGCGTGGACCACGTGGAACCCCAGCCTCTCGATTTTCTCGAGAAGTGGTGCTGGTGGGGGTGAACCCCCCACTAGTATTTGAACTGGGTTTGTTAGCTGGCGCTGCTCGTGTGGCTTGGCCTCAAGGATTATGTTGAGAACAATAGGGGCAGCGCACATATGCGTTACCTTGTGTAACGCTATGTTGGAATAGATTTCATGGGCTGTAGTATTGCGGATGCAAACATTGGTCCCACCCCTTGCAGCTATTCCCCATGTGAAAGTCCATCCATTGCAGTGAAACATTGGGAGGGACCATAAGTACACAGGCTCAGTGCCCATTTCCCAAcccaaaatcaaactcaaagTGCTTAAAAAAGCACCTCTGTGGCTGTACACAACTCCCTTTGGCTCTGAAGTTGTACCTGATGTATAGCTCAAAGTAATTGGATCCCATTCATCATCAATACTTTCAGGGGCATATTCAGGGTTGCCTTGGTACACCAATTGCTCGTATTCGAGCTCCCGAACCGAATTCCAGTAGGGGAGTCGAGGTCATCAATGACAACAATGAGAGGCATTGGCATTTGAAAGTCTGCCATTAGTATTTCAATGGCCTTTTTAGCTTTATCGACGTATTCATAGTCGACAAAAAAGATCTTGGCTTCCGAGTGCTTGAGAATAAGGGCAACATTTCTTGGGTCCAGCCTTGTGTTGATGGCGTTCAACACAGCTCCTGCCATTGGCACAGCAAAATGCATTTCTAGCATGGCTGGTACATTTGGTGCCAGGACCGAGACCTACATGATCATAAAAATAAACCATATAATTAACATAGGAACATATTCTCAATTGTTTAATGGAACCAAAAGTCATGTACTTTCTATAACATGTCAACCAGGCAACGAATTAAGAATGTCAACAACTAAGACACACTAATTAATCACGTTAATTAAAAGGTTGAATTGATACACTTACCACGTCGTTCTTGACAATGTTTAAGGATCTGAGGGAGGAAGCGAGGCGACAACAACGTTCGTAGGTTTGGCGCCAAGTGAAGCGGACATTGGCATAAATAATAGAGGTGCGTTTGGCATAAGAATTGGAGGCTCTGTTTAAGAAGGTGAGAGGAGTAAGAGCCACATAATTAGCTCCACATTTAGGTAATTTGTCCATGGGATTCAAAAGGCAAATTGAATTGTTTTCTACTAGTAATAAAATGCtct
This genomic interval carries:
- the LOC132044309 gene encoding LOW QUALITY PROTEIN: trans-cinnamate:CoA ligase, peroxisomal-like (The sequence of the model RefSeq protein was modified relative to this genomic sequence to represent the inferred CDS: inserted 2 bases in 2 codons) produces the protein MDKLPKCGANYVALTPLTFLNRASNSYAKRTSIIYANVRFTWRQTYERCCRLASSLRSLNIVKNDVVSVLAPNVPAMLEMHFAVPMAGAVLNAINTRLDPRNVALILKHSEAKIFFVDYEYVDKAKKAIEILMADFQMPMPLIVVIDDLDSPTGIRXRELEYEQLVYQGNPEYAPESIDDEWDPITLSYTSGTTSEPKGVVYSHRGAFLSTLSLILGWEMGTEPVYLWSLPMFHCNGWTFTWGIAARGGTNVCIRNTTAHEIYSNIALHKVTHMCAAPIVLNIILEAKPHEQRQLTNPVQILVGGSPPPAPLLEKIERLGFHVVHAYGLTEATGPALVCEWQSKWNKLPWEDQAKLKARQGLGILTLADVDVKNFKTMESVPRDGKTTGEICLRGSSIMKGYLKNEKANSEVFKNGWFFTGDMGVIHPDGYLEIKDRCKDVIISGGENISSVEVESAIMKHPYVVEASVVAMPHPRWGESPCAFVILRNNSTVKESDIIAHCRKNLPGFMVPKKVQFVEELPKTGTGKVQKXSLRAVAKIKENANQTSKKSSQVNREKPRVYDQSHEQIHAMSRL